A genomic region of Alligator mississippiensis isolate rAllMis1 chromosome 4, rAllMis1, whole genome shotgun sequence contains the following coding sequences:
- the ASB13 gene encoding ankyrin repeat and SOCS box protein 13, translating to MDRSVHNSPRLGDIDFWADRTPVHEAARQGEILQLQQLIENGACVNVVTYDSITPLHEASLRGQTQCVQLLLAAGAQVDARNIDGSTPLCDACASGSIECVKVLLSHGAKVNPPLYTASPLHEACLNGSSECVKLLIDVGANLEAHDCHFGTPLHVACFREHLDCVKLLLNAGANVNAAKLHETALHHAAKVKNADLVEMLIEFGGNIYARDNRGKKPSDYTWSSSPSAKCFEFYEKTPLSLSQLCRVVLRKAAGQRGLHKIAKLNIPPRLIQYLSYN from the exons ATGGACAGGTCGGTGCACAACAGCCCGCGGCTGGGGGACATCg ACTTCTGGGCTGACCGGACACCGGTCCACGAAGCCGCCAGGCAAGGGGagatcctgcagctgcagcagctgataGAAAACGGGGCCTGCGTGAACGTGGTCACCTATGACTCCATCACCCCCTTGCATGAGGCAAGCCTGAGAGGGCAGACGCAGTGCgtgcagctcctgctggcagCCGGGGCCCAG GTGGACGCCAGGAACATAGATGGCAGCACCCCGCTCTGTGATGCCTGCGCTTCCGGCAGCATAGAGTGTGTGAAAGTGCTGCTATCCCATGGGGCAAAGGTGAACCCGCCCCTCTACACGGCCTCCCCTCTCCATGAAGCCTGCCTGAATG GCAGTTCAGAGTGCGTGAAACTCCTCATCGACGTGGGTGCCAATCTGGAGGCTCATGACTGCCACTTTGGAACGCCACTGCATGTAGCGTGTTTCCGGGAGCATCTGGACTGTGTGAAGTTACTCCTCAATGCAG GGGCAAATGTGAACGCAGCCAAACTTCACGAGACAGCGCTCCACCATGCGGCCAAGGTGAAAAATGCAGATCTTGTCGAGATGCTGATTGAATTTGGAGGAAACATTTATGCCAGGGACAACCGGGGAAAGAAGCCGTCGGACTACACGTGGAGCAGCAGTCCGAGCGCAAAGTGCTTCGAATTCTACGAAA AAACCCCCCTGAGCTTGTCCCAGCTCTGTAGAGTGGTCCTGAGGAAAGCTGCCGGCCAGCGAGGGCTACACAAGATCGCCAAATTAAATATCCCTCCACGATTAATCCAGTACCTCTCATACAACTGA